In Coccidioides posadasii str. Silveira chromosome 4, complete sequence, one genomic interval encodes:
- a CDS encoding uncharacterized protein (EggNog:ENOG410PTSM~COG:K~BUSCO:12326at33183), with protein MPPKAASNRQSAARRPIQVDSASPTPGPSGTTPSESSRSSLPAQATPTARGGPVQRLQTLKKRAPSGSLVPLNPDGTAPKPTLKFQPKAVARRSKEEREARERLEAERQRERISEAAAARRTATRGDRGRGRGRGRGGAFGRITADVGGPLGSGRGSKFKGKYGQFGAKRSGVYGSGGHGGGGDVSSDEGSDYGPRFSIDQINISSDSESEAIDAGKDKMPAKSPVGGRGLRPIRVERQEHVERIMDINTDASSSKSAELRRQAKQKTGNDDSLFVESDDEELVEAEDVEMADSEQAPPIKEEPTDGDTGVADDIPAAGDKATAHARDTVPGKLKKIRKKVTIKDARSMLQTEEERQEYDRHEEDIEQLKQALGNISTADIATGAEAGDENKINAEAIKDERQGRLFLLQFPPMTPNLMTPSARQDQSDETTTLDGASTAQAPETITIKKENGTTAHIPLGGSASLTVPSKSASSIPFISATNSQLPPGRVGKLKVYRSGRATIDWGGISFELNKGTDVDFLQDAVVASDSKPGENHGADRKIWAMSQVTGKFVVTPDWDKLLSE; from the coding sequence ATGCCTCCCAAAGCCGCGAGCAATCGCCAATCGGCGGCGCGCCGCCCTATCCAAGTAGACTCTGCGTCTCCAACTCCCGGTCCTTCAGGCACCACTCCCTCCGAGAGCTCTAGATCCTCTCTCCCCGCGCAAGCCACCCCCACCGCACGAGGAGGGCCAGTCCAACGTCTCCAGACCCTCAAAAAGCGTGCACCCTCGGGAAGTCTTGTACCTTTGAACCCAGATGGAACCGCCCCCAAGCCCACGTTGAAATTCCAGCCGAAGGCCGTTGCGCGTCGCAGCAAAGAGGAACGAGAAGCCAGGGAGCGACTCGAGGcggagagacagagagaacGGATATCAGAAGCTGCTGCCGCAAGGCGCACGGCTACCCGGGGCGATCGTGGGCGAGGCAGAGGTCGCGGGAGGGGTGGGGCGTTTGGTCGAATTACTGCGGACGTTGGTGGACCATTGGGTTCTGGCAGAGGAAGTAAATTCAAGGGCAAATACGGCCAATTCGGCGCAAAGCGCTCTGGCGTTTACGGGTCAGGCGGACACGGCGGAGGGGGAGATGTCTCGTCTGATGAAGGGAGCGACTATGGTCCGCGGTTTAGTATCGACCAGATCAACATTAGCAGCGATTCGGAGAGCGAGGCGATAGACGCCGGGAAAGACAAGATGCCGGCGAAGAGCCCAGTGGGAGGTCGCGGGCTCCGACCTATTCGTGTGGAAAGACAAGAGCACGTGGAGCGCATAATGGATATCAATACCGATGCGAGCTCGAGTAAATCGGCGGAACTCCGGCGACAAGCCAAGCAGAAAACTGGCAACGACGACAGTTTGTTTGTTGAATCAGATGATGAAGAATTGGTCGAAGCCGAAGATGTTGAGATGGCTGATTCTGAGCAGGCTCCGCCTATCAAGGAAGAACCTACGGATGGCGATACGGGCGTCGCAGACGACATTCCCGCTGCGGGTGACAAGGCCACTGCTCATGCTAGAGACACGGTCCCCGGTAAACTGAAGAAAATTCGGAAAAAGGTCACCATAAAGGATGCACGAAGCATGCTacaaacagaagaagaacgaCAGGAGTATGATCGACACGAGGAAGATATAGAGCAACTCAAACAAGCGCTGGGGAACATTTCCACCGCCGACATAGCAACTGGTGCCGAGGCAGGtgatgaaaataaaataaacgCCGAAGCTATCAAAGATGAACGTCAAGGCCGgctcttcctcctccaaTTCCCACCCATGACTCCCAACCTCATGACCCCATCTGCCAGGCAAGATCAGTCCGACGAAACGACAACTCTCGATGGCGCGTCCACAGCACAGGCGCCTGAAACAATCACGATTAAGAAAGAAAACGGCACCACCGCCCATATTCCCCTAGGCGGATCCGCAAGTCTTACTGTCCCCAGCAAATCAGCCTCTTCTATTCCCTTTATCTCGGCGACGAACAGCCAACTTCCACCCGGCCGCGTTGGCAAGTTGAAAGTCTACAGGTCCGGGCGTGCGACGATAGATTGGGGCGGAATCAGTTTCGAGCTGAACAAGGGCACCGATGTTGACTTTCTCCAAGACGCCGTGGTAGCGTCGGACTCGAAACCGGGAGAAAATCACGGCGCCGATAGGAAAATCTGGGCGATGTCGCAGGTAACTGGAAAATTTGTGGTAACACCGGATTGGGATAAATTGCTCAGCGAGTGA
- a CDS encoding uncharacterized protein (EggNog:ENOG410PG1A~COG:S~BUSCO:3969at33183) has translation MEVTNLISNLPLKPGTKSKDANLHETTKDHISDHFSHDSTTMMAVSPKNHTVLENGYSTPPDPSPSHDGSTGNLVAQQASSVNPPPKHVAFELLLDEESKMKARIPMRVQIFPHDTTDSIVTTVKNFYGIYDGTGSGVSFEDENATTLIARYENLRNNMTVYVRVIPNHGHSARQPYYGGPQNEGAARPCLGEPFRPSSNHGRPPSRPTSRVSRKRSASPSGRGRRSASTQKAPRSGNKSRGSSTHGSFLEDALVPYSDSDGGHASITSSKKGRNDHFASSDISMENILHDGRRKRPKFESSELPLFAPPQVPRTTSTSSISPQRRTTIQDGASPFARPAHPFGAQHPLHSPQGLRNHEQLYSLQGNSPYATPGAPHHGHHLRERTNSHSVGSYGNRINNYGILPTPDPTIASCISDEDVAMQLIRLGDASNFSHGRTSLSTADDAFSGIVDASSTGATSDGEMSGDEDVLPHKTTRMDHDGCDPSSDGIDWEYQPEGLPVALKSECEDGDHYNAQAARAKRAKHKPNAMASAKTKQGTISKSAKVTKARSTTAARKTKSAIVSGTNKIAPPPPPIMNAQVARKASGSGLNFQHQLAADEEDLSTKPRCQRCRKSKKGCDRQRPCQRCRDAGIGIEGCISEDEGNGRKGRYGRHMGVPIKKVMNPVPAGSESQTMGLSFASASAAQAASKKRKR, from the exons ATGGAGGTCACAAACCTCATTTCGAACCTGCCGCTGAAACCCGGCACCAAGTCAAAAGATGCTAATCTACACGAAACTACAAAAGACCACATTTCTGATCACTTTTCACACGATAGCACTACAATGATGGCTGTCTCCCCCAAAAATCATACAGTTCTTGAAAATGGGTATTCAACGCCACCTGACCCGTCCCCATCCCACGATGGAAGCACCGGGAACTTAGTAGCCCAACAAGCTTCATCCGTGAATCCACCCCCCAAACATGTCGCTTTTGAATTGTTGCTTGACGAAGAGTCGAAAATGAAAGCAAGAATACCGATGAGGGTACAGATCTTTCCCCATGATACTACGGACTCCATCGTTACGACCGTGAAAAATTTCTACGGTATCTATGATGGAACGGGTAGCGGTGTGAGTTTCGAAGACGAAAATGCGACGACCTTGATCGCACGCTACGAAAATCTGCGGAACAATATGACGGTATACGTCCGTGTGATCCCAAATCACGGTCACTCGGCTCGCCAGCCGTACTATGGAGGACCTCAAAATGAGGGTGCCGCCCGCCCTTGTCTTGGAGAGCCATTCCGACCGTCGTCAAATCATGGTCGGCCGCCTTCAAGGCCGACATCTAGGGTTTCACGGAAGCGTAGTGCCTCTCCGTCTGGACGTGGACGTCGAAGTGCATCTACTCAAAAGGCGCCACGATCGGGCAATAAAAGTCGCGGCTCCAGCACCCATGGTAGCTTCCTCGAAGATGCCCTAGTCCCCTATAGCGACAGTGATGGTGGTCACGCCTCCATCACTAGCTCAAAGAAAGGGAGAAATGATCATTTCGCCAGCTCCGACATCAGTATGGAAAACATCCTTCATGATGGTCGAAGGAAGAGACCAAAATTTGAGAGTTCG GAATTACCCTTGTTCGCTCCTCCCCAAGTCCCTAGAACCACATCTACCTCATCCATATCGCCCCAACGACGCACGACGATCCAGGACGGTGCTTCACCCTTCGCAAGGCCAGCACATCCTTTTGGAGCACAACACCCATTGCATTCTCCTCAGGGTCTTAGAAATCACGAGCAGTTATATTCTCTTCAAGGGAATTCTCCTTACGCCACACCTGGAGCCCCACACCACGGGCATCATCTGCGAGAACGCACTAATTCTCACTCTGTTGGATCGTACGGAAACCGAATAAACaactatggtattcttcCGACCCCAGATCCCACAATCGCGAGTTGCATCTCAGACGAAGATGTGGCTATGCAGTTAATTCGGCTTGGTGATGCGTCGAATTTCTCCCACGGCCGCACCTCTCTGTCCACAGCGGACGATGCTTTTAGTGGCATTGTCGATGCTTCATCGACCGGGGCAACTTCGGACGGAGAGATGAGTGGAGATGAAGATGTACTACCTCACAAAACAACAAGAATGGATCATGACGGCTGCGACCCGAGCAGCGATGGCATTGATTGGGAGTATCAACCGGAAGGTCTCCCTGTCGCTCTAAAGAGCGAGTGTGAAGATGGTGATCATTATAACGCTCAAGCTGCGAGGGCCAAACGAGCTAAGCACAAGCCAAACGCAATGGCTAGTGCAAAAACAAAGCAGGGTACAATCTCCAAGTCAGCCAAGGTCACAAAGGCACGTTCCACTACGGCGGCTCGAAAGACAAAATCGGCTATTGTCAGTGGCACCAACAAAATCGCACCCCCGCCACCTCCGATCATGAATGCGCAAGTGGCACGCAAAGCGTCTGGATCCGGATTGAATTTCCAGCACCAGCTCGCAGCCGACGAAGAGGACTTATCCACCAAACCACGGTGCCAGCGATGCCGCAAGAGCAAGAAAGGTTGCGATCGGCAACGACCTTGCCAGCGATGCAGGGATGCCGGTATTGGTATTGAAGGGTGCATCAGTGAGGATGAAGGCAACGGGCGCAAGGGTAGATATGGACGCCACATGGGCGTGCCTATCAAGAAGGTGATGAACCCAGTCCCTGCCGGTTCAGAGTCCCAGACCATGGGACTTTCATTTGCCTCAGCTTCTGCTGCTCAGGCTGCCAgtaagaaaagaaagagataA
- a CDS encoding uncharacterized protein (EggNog:ENOG410PGIE~COG:D~BUSCO:3437at33183), giving the protein MDAKPQRPKALRVRGDENAPIANLNGKTLHQRNKSTPALSTLARADGAKEPLKRAALGNVSNTANILRLAKDDSFTVSAKEKLRPTEKLAAIARPNQRASQVSTTKILNKSTTADAGTATIKTTALDKLPVNARKPPTRRNTVVQESVLPALLEAAPSAADKNPSSTQAKHTTSEGALSSNAHCTSHDYNDASSIHAKEPKENSSVLNGTDGLQKVEGIYIEDNGEIKVYKPHNPAIRIPELSTEVKSGPGPAPDIQTSQERPIAGLVAKISEEEAMVPYAHHSTEFDPEETWDEDNGPYVDDGCVTARSQLYSTDNTTVNATTVLFPEISVNIKQELALAKQVVESTRAVQDYEEECSDPTMVAEYGDEIFDYMRKLEIKLMPNPHYMDTQAEIQWSMRSVLMDWIVQVHLRFNLLPETLFLCVNYIDRFLSCKIVSLGKLQLVGATAIFIAAKYEEINCPSVQEIVYMVDNGYTAEEILKAERFMLSLLQFELGWPGPMNFLRRISKADDYDLETRTLAKYFLEITIMDERFVGSPPSFVAAAAHCLARMMLRKGDWGAAHVHYSKYTYSQLYPVMKLMFECCDAPQRHHPAIYEKYSDRRFKRAASFAEHESLSGFQVPQPPQFPSNRLVSVHNHVQAPRRF; this is encoded by the exons ATGGATGCTAAG CCACAGCGTCCGAAGGCCTTGCGCGTTCGGGGCGACGAGAATGCGCCGATCGCCAACCTCAACGGCAAAACTCTTCACCAACGCAACAAGTCCACCCCGGCATTGTCGACACTTGCCCGGGCTGATGGAGCCAAGGAACCCCTGAAGCGAGCTGCATTGGGCAACGTTAGCAATACCGCGAATATCCTACGGTTGGCGAAAGACGATAGCTTCACTGTCAGCGCGAAGGAAAAGCTGAGACCAACGGAGAAGCTTGCTGCCATCGCCCGACCGAACCAACGCGCCTCTCAAGTCTCCACGACAAAAATATTGAACAAAAGCACTACTGCCGATGCAGGAACCGcgactataaagactactGCTCTGGATAAATTGCCGGTAAACGCCCGGAAGCCGCCTACAAGACGCAATACCGTTGTTCAGGAATCTGTTCTGCCCGCTTTGCTCGAGGCAGCTCCCTCTGCTGCCGACAAAAATCCCTCTTCAACACAAGCCAAGCATACCACTTCTGAAGGAGCCCTAAGCTCCAATGCACACTGCACCTCACATGATTACAATGATGCCTCTAGCATTCACGCTAAGGAGCCTAAGGAGAACTCTTCTGTGCTCAATGGGACTGACGGTCTTCAAAAAGTTGAAGGAATTTACATCGAAGACAATGGAGAGATCAAGGTTTACAAGCCACACAATCCTGCGATTCGGATCCCTGAGTTGTCAACTGAAGTGAAGTCAGGCCCAGGTCCTGCGCCGGACATTCAAACAAGCCAGGAAAGGCCCATCGCTGGCCTTGTTGCAAAAATTTCAGAAGAGGAAGCAATGGTGCCTTATGCTCATCATTCCACAGAATTTGATCCGGAAGAAACATGGGATGAGGATAATGGGCCCTATGTGGACGATGGATGTGTGACTGCTCGCTCGCAGCTTTATAGTACTGATAACACCACTGTTAACGCCACCACAGTCCTATTTCCCGAAATTAGTGTGAATATTAAGCAAGAGCTGGCACTTGCTAAACAGGTAGTCGAATCTACCAGAGCCGTCCAGGATTATGAAGAGGAATGCTCCGATCCCACCATGGTTGCCGAATACGGGGATGAGATTTTTGATTACATGAGGAAGCTCGAG ATTAAACTGATGCCCAATCCCCATTATATGGACACTCAAGCTGAAATTCAGTGGTCTATGCGCTCAGTTCTCATGGATTGGATTGTACAAGTCCACCTTCGTTTTAACCTGCTTCCCGaaactctttttctttgtgTCAATTACATTGATCGGTTTCTTTCTTGCAAAATTGTCTCGCTAGGCAAGCTTCAGCTTGTCGGTGCAACTGCAATTTTCATCGCAGCAAAATACGAAGAGATTAATTGCCCATCCGTTCAAGAGATCGTTTACATGGTTGATAATGGTTACACCGCCGAAGAAATCTTAAAGGCGGAACGATTCATGCTTAGCTTGCTTCAGTTTGAGCTTGGATGGCCAGGCCCAATGAACTTTCTACGTCGAATTAGCAAAGCCGATGATTACGACCTCGAGACCCGAACCTTGGCCAAGTACTTCCTCGAAATCACCATCATGGATGAAAGATTTGTTGGCAGTCCTCCGAGTTTTGTTGCGGCAGCTGCACACTGCCTTGCACGAATGATGCTAAGAAAAGGGGATTGG GGTGCGGCCCATGTTCACTACTCGAAATACACGTATTCCCAGCTGTATCCTGTCATGAAATTGATGTTTGAGTGCTGTGACGCGCCACAGAGACACCACCCTGCCATCTACGAAAAATATTCTGATCGCCGGTTTAAACGAGCAGCCTCTTTTGCTGAACATGAGTCTTTGAGCGGCTTCCAAGTCCCTCAGCCCCCTCAGTTTCCTTCAAACCGCCTCGTTTCCGTGCATAATCACGTCCAAGCACCTCGGCGCTTCTAG
- the HNT3 gene encoding aprataxin-like protein (EggNog:ENOG410PNGU~COG:S~BUSCO:12263at33183) encodes MPATPQTSEKDAERAASPEMAGKTTNAFTVLMSKKPKDSTNNPELSRDRTKFPRAFQSRDALGAYIERPESSPGIVYHTDDFVAISDLYPKASIHLLLLPRDPSKYRLHPFDAFEDHEFLTKVQTEAQKLRKIAASELRRRYGKYSVSEKARSEAMDADPAPDELPPGRDWEKELMCGVHAHPSMNHLHVHIISKDRCSPCLKHRKHYNSFSTPFFVPIDDLPLDHHDARRHPGREGYLQQDLKCWRCGSNFGNKFALLKDHLNQEFETWKCY; translated from the exons ATGCCTGCGACACCGCAAACGAGTGAGAAGGACGCGGAGAGAGCCGCAAGTCCTGAGATGGCTGGAAAGACGACCAATGCCT TCACGGTTCTAATGTCTAAAAAGCCAAAAGATTCTACCAATAACCCAGAGCTATCGCGAGACAGAACAAAGTTCCCCCGAGCCTTCCAGAGTCGAGATGCACTGGGCGCCTATATCGAGAGACCAGAATCTTCGCCGGGAATCGTGTATCATACTGACGACTTCGTCGCGATAAGTGATCTCTATCCGAAAGCTAgcattcatcttcttctcttgcCGAGGGATCCATCGAAATATCGCCTCCACCCGTTCGATGCATTTGAAGACCATGAATTTTTGACAAAAGTCCAGACAGAAGCCCAAAAGCTTCGGAAGATAGCAGCATCAGAACTGCGGCGTCGTTATGGCAAATATTCTGTGTCGGAAAAGGCTCGCTCGGAAGCCATGGATGCCGATCCCGCTCCTGACGAGCTACCCCCCGGGCGGGACTGGGAGAAAGAGTTAATGTGCGGCGTGCATGCTCACCCATCGATGAACCACTTGCACGTCCACATCATCTCCAAGGATAGATGTAGCCCGTGCCTGAAGCACAGAAAGCACTACAACAGTTTCTCCACACCTTTTTTTGTTCCCATAGATGATCTGCCACTCGACCACCACGACGCCAGGAGACACCCCGGAAGAGAAGGCTATCTCCAGCAAGACTTAAAATGTTGGAGATGTGGATCCAACTTCGGAAACAAATTTGCGTTACTTAAGGATCACCTCAATCAAGAATTCGAAACATGGAAGTGCTATTAG
- a CDS encoding uncharacterized protein (EggNog:ENOG410PI46~COG:A~TransMembrane:1 (o867-887i)~BUSCO:449at33183), giving the protein MYESDPFTAQQEHQNAVADSTKRKAEQDSKGKLKQKEPLVQLGSAGGDNKPPPGIRWQKAPKIEMGEKTRRKIEDLVRQSALWNPYGVKIHDSEKKRIVDDFSNLGFRKSHVEEAVAECKDREEALEWLLIHVPEDDLPKWSLPEGYSAGVTLASGDLARESKIKRLALAGYSTDLCAKALEDNNDDELKAAECLQSLLVDSGDFFPSGELPESERDAWEEENQTLEAIYGEKYKKLSSNKCEIISDQLHSQYAVAYQFQKPAIASYPICPLVLTISSKKIPAYIRLSAIREAIQYAYENLLGGPMVFNLVDWLEEKIPRILENPGKLRNISIDTPSRVVNEHARPASLKGSRTLPHRTKVQGGAQQKAGIREAWESRHRGPEQQKMIIARKCLPAWAMQDAIVQAVNTYQVTIISGETGSGKSTQSVQFLLDDMIRRDLGSTANIVCTQPRRISALGLADRVSAERCSAVGDEVGYIIRGDSKFKSGLTKITFMTTGVLLRRLQVGGNSLAESLADITHVVVDEVHERSLDTDILLAILKEALKARRDLKLILMSATLDSDLFVRYFGGENQVGRVNIAGRTFPVEDIYIGQVVQLTDLNQASVLSNWDESPGTLDEREELSVGKALQRLGKGISYHLIAATVRHIDAQLQDQPGGILIFLPGTMEIDRCLATMRDFSFAHLLPLHASLTPNEQKRVFLAAPKGKRKVIAATNVAETSITIEDVVAVIDTGRVKETRYSPADNIVRLEETWASQAACKQRRGRAGRVRNGTCYKLYTRNAENNMAPRPAPEIQRVPLEQLCLSVKAMKGIDDVAGFLAKTLTPPDTAAVKGAIGTLHRIGALDNDQLTVLGRYLSIIPADLRCAKLMVFGVIFGCLEACLSIAAILTAKSPFASPKDQRDEAKAARASFSTGDGDLLIDMVAYQQWSERVKLQGYRRTLAWCNDNFLVPQTLRDITSNRAQLLTSLKEVGILPVGYRGDGELSERRWNRHNTNWQLLRALIAGAFNPQVASISFPEKRFAASMTGTIEVDPEARTIKYFNEENGRVFVHPSSALFDAQSFSGAAAYVSYFSKMATTKVFVRDLTPFNAYSLLLFGGPITLDTHGRGLVVDGWLSLRGWARIGVLVSRLRMLLDKALARRLDNLDLDISEDEVVEVVRHLVLLNGQDH; this is encoded by the exons ATGTATGAATCCGATCCCTTTACTGCGCAGCAAGAGCACCAAAATGCTGTCGCCGACTCCACGAAGCGCAAGGCTGAGCAAGATAGCAAGGGTAAGTTGAAGCAAAAGGAACCACTTGTGCAATTGGGCTCCGCCGGTGGTGACAACAAGCCTCCCCCTGGTATTCGTTGGCAAAAGGCGCCCAAGATTGAAATGGGCGAGAAAACACGCAGAAAGATCGAAGATTTGGTCAGGCAAAGCGCCCTTTGGAACCCCTATGGAGTTAAGATACATGATtctgaaaagaaaagaatcgTGGACGACTTCAGCAATCTAGGATTCCGCAAGAGCCATGTTGAAGAAGCTGTGGCGGAATGTAAGGATAGGGAAGAAGCGTTAGAGTGGTTATTGATACACGTTCCGGAGGACGATCTCCCGAAATGGAGTCTTCCGGAGGGTTATTCGGCCGGCGTAACCCTTGCCAGTGGTGACCTGGCTCGGGAATCTAAAATAAAACGGCTGGCGTTGGCCGGCTACTCCACTGATCTATGCGCAAAAGCACTTGAGGATAACAATGATGATGAGCTCAAAGCAGCAGAATGTCTTCAAAGCCTGCTTGTCGACAGTGGGGATTTTTTCCCAAGTGGCGAATTGCCTGAAAGCGAACGTGACGCATGGGAAGAGGAGAACCAGACTCTGGAGGCAATATATGGTGAAAAATACAAAAAGCTGTCGAGCAATAAGTGCGAAATCATATCAGACCAGTTGCATTCGCAGTATGCTGTAGCCTATCAGTTCCAGAAGCCAGCTATCGCTTCATACCCTATCTGCCCTCTGGTTCTCACCATATCATCCAAAAAAATACCAGCTTATATACGCCTCAGCGCAATCAGAGAGGCTATCCAATATGCCTATGAGAACTTGCTTGGGGGCCCGATGGTCTTTAACCTGGTAGACTGGCTAGAGGAAAAGATACCTCGTATTCTCGAAAATCCTGGGAAGTTACGGAATATATCTATCGATACCCCGTCGAGGGTCGTTAATGAACACGCCAGACCAGCCAGCCTAAAAGGTTCCCGAACACTTCCGCATCGGACCAAGGTGCAAGGAGGAGCCCAGCAGAAAGCGGGCATTCGTGAAGCGTGGGAATCCAGGCATAGGGGCCCCGAGCAGCAGAAGATGATCATCGCCAGAAAGTGTCTTCCGGCTTGGGCCATGCAGGATGCAATTGTGCAAGCCGTGAACACATACCAGGTGACAATTATTTCCGGAGAGACTGGGAGTGGTAAAAGTACGCAGTCCGTTCAGTTTCTGCTTGATGATATGATTCGACGCGACCTCGGTTCGACAGCGAATATTGTCTGCACACAGCCAAGACGTATATCCGCGCTGGGCCTTGCTGATCGGGTCAGCGCTGAACGCTGCTCGGCCGTCGGGGACGAGGTTGGATATATCATTCGAGGAGATAGCAAATTTAAGTCTGGGCTTACGAAGATTACTTTTATGACAACTGGTGTGCTTCTACGTCGTCTACAAGTCGGTGGCAACAGTCTTGCGGAATCTCTCGCCGACATCACTCACGTCGTGGTTGACGAGGTACACGAACGAAGTTTGGATACAGACATCCTTCTAGCGATCCTGAAAGAAGCATTGAAGGCCCGACGTGACCTGAAGCTCATTCTGATGAGTGCGACACTAGACTCGGACCTCTTCGTACGGTATTTTGGCGGTGAGAATCAGGTTGGCCGAGTTAATATCGCAGGGAGAACTTTCCCCGTTGAAGATATCTACATTGGTCAGGTTGTCCAATTGACGGATTTGAACCAAGCGAGTGTTTTGTCGAATTGGGATGAATCTCCAGGGACCCTCGATGAACGGGAAGAGTTGTCCGTGGGCAAGGCTCTGCAGAGACTCGGGAAAGGAATTAGCTATCATTTGATCGCGGCCACCGTACGCCATATCGACGCCCAGCTTCAGGATCAACCCGGGGGCATCTTGATCTTCTTGCCGGGGACGATGGAAATAGATCGGTGTTTAGCAACCATGCGGGATTTCTCGTTCGCTCATCTGCTACCGTTGCATGCATCACTTACGCCGAACGAGCAAAAAAGGGTGTTTTTAGCCGCACCGAAAGGGAAGCGTAAAGTTATTGCCGCAACTAATGTTGCTGAAACGTCCATTACAATTGAAGACGTTGTCGCGGTCATCGACACCGGTAGAGTCAAGGAAACGCGTTACAGCCCGGCGGATAACATTGTCCGGCTCGAGGAGACTTGGGCGTCCCAGGCTGCCTGCAAGCAGCGCCGAGGTCGAGCGGGGCGAGTCAGAAACGGCACCTGTTATAAGTTATACACTCGAAACGCGGAGAATAATATGGCCCCCAGGCCCGCTCCGGAAATACAGCGGGTTCCGCTGGAACagctttgtctgtctgtcAAAGCAATGAAGGGTATCGACGATGTAGCCGGTTTCCTCGCAAAGACCCTCACCCCGCCGGACACAGCTGCTGTGAAAGGCGCTATAGGCACGCTTCATCGCATAGGCGCACTGGACAACGATCAGCTAACCGTCCTCGGCCGATACCTGTCCATAATCCCAGCCGACCTGCGCTGTGCCAAGCTGATGGTGTTTGGTGTTATATTTGGATGTTTAGAGGCTTGCCTGAGCATAGCTGCCATCCTGACCGCTAAGAGCCCGTTCGCATCGCCGAAGGACCAACGAGACGAAGCAAAGGCCGCAAGGGCCAGTTTTTCAACCGGAGACGGGGACCTCCTGATTGACATGGTGGCGTATCAACAGTGGTCAGAGCGAGTCAAGTTACAGGGCTATCGGAGGACACTGGCTTGGTGTAACGACAATTTTCTGGTCCCCCAGACTCTTCGTGACATCACTTCTAATCGGGCCCAGCTATTGACCTCGCTAAAGGAGGTTGGCATACTGCCAGTTGGCTACCGAGGCGATGGAGAACTGTCCGAACGCCGGTGGAACCGGCATAACACAAACTGGCAGTTGCTCCGCGCTTTGATCGCTGGAGCATTCAATCCTCAGGTAGCCTCAATATCGTTCCCAGAAAAGAGGTTCGCCGCGTCGATGACGGGGACGATCGAAGTCGATCCCGAAGCGCGCACGATCAAGTACTTCAACGAGGAGAACGGGCGCGTGTTTGTGCATCCCAGCTCAGCGCTGTTCGACGCGCAGAGCTTCTCGGGAGCGGCGGCATACGTGAGTTATTTTTCGAAGATGGCGACGACTAAGGTGTTTGTCCGCGATTTAACCC CTTTCAATGCTTACTCGCTGCTTCTTTTTGGCGGGCCAATTACTCTGGACACACATGGCCGCGGTCTTGTGGTCGATGGATGGCTGTCACTCCGAGGCTGGGCTAGAATCGGGGTGCTTGTCTCGCGGCTGAGGATGCTACTTGATAAGGCGCTTGCAAGGAGGCTGGACAACCTTGACCTGGATATAAGCGAGGATGAGGTCGTCGAGGTTGTGAGGCATCTTGTTCTGCTCAATGGGCAAGATCATTGA